One window of Acipenser ruthenus chromosome 52, fAciRut3.2 maternal haplotype, whole genome shotgun sequence genomic DNA carries:
- the LOC131723044 gene encoding zinc finger protein 202-like produces MGMTSAATTGPVMVAPKARAQKMTVEDDPEAYLVAFERLATTAAWPREYWASQLGPCLIGEAQAAYRAMTDEDAAQYDLVKQAILRRLNITGETHRVRFREFRRPPNTRPRVVAQRLCDHMAQWLNPSQKTGVQMGEAIVMEQFCHVVGGETQAWIRRHNPTTLDQAVALAENFEDSLMSAQTTLLNYPSSSVTKGPPPNPPGPRPARPPAPLGHPSSLPWRQRLAPSWGRMVSPAPLSYQQRDKYVPPLPSAPPVCFRCQQPGHIARYCPAAMECDVAACHLASETEH; encoded by the exons atggggatgacgtcagcAGCAACAACGGGCCCCGTGATggttgccccgaaggcccgggcccagaaaatgacggtggaggatgaccccgaagcctaccttgtggcattcgagcggctggccACCACCGCAGcctggccccgggagtactgggcgagccaactgGGCCCTTGCTTGATTGGGGAGGCGCAAGCCGCATATCGGGCTATGACTGATGAAGACGCGGCCCAGTACGACTTggtgaagcaggctatcctccgccgtctgaaCATCACGGGGGAGACCCACCGGGTCAGATTCAGGGAGTTCCGGCGGCCACCAAACACACGACCCAGGGTGGTGGCCCAACGGctatgcgaccacatggcgcaatggctaaaccccagccagaaaactggggttcagatgggggaagccattgtcatggaacagttttgccatgtggtcggagGCGAAACGCAGGCCTGGATACGCCGGCACAACCCCACCACCCTGGACCAGGCCGTAGCACTGGCCGagaacttcgaggactccctcatGTCCGCCCAGACCACCTTGCTGAACTACCCCTCCTCCTCCGTTACTAAGGGACCACCACCAAACCCCCCCGGACCAAGACCTGCCAGACCACCGGCCCCGTTGGGCCATCCAAGCTCCTTAccatggaggcagaggttggctcccagctggggtagaatggtttcccccgccccgctgtcataccagcagcgggacaagtATGTACCGCCCTTGCCCTCTGCCCCAccagtctgttttaggtgccagcagccgggacacatcgccagatactgcccggccgccatggagtgcgacgtggctgcgTGTCATCTGGCATCAGAGACAG agcactaa
- the LOC117432845 gene encoding tripartite motif-containing protein 16-like: MASNLWSENQFSCSLCLELLKDPVTIPCGHSYCMGCIKNCWDQTDHTGVYSCPQCRETFTPRPVLGRNIMLAEVAGEFKRRRLNPPPAQSYAGPGDVPCDFCTGRKFKAVKSCLTCLASYCKTHIKSHSEVAAFKRHKMINAIGNLEQKLCAEHQKLLEGFCRTDQTCICWLCADKEHKSHDTVSAEAERSGKQKQLGDTQTEIQQIIQERLKEIEDLKRTVESLKRSACIEIKESEKIFTELIRSIEKIHTEVIELIGANEKAAVNQAEGRMKKLEQEIAELRRRNAELKLLSETEDHIHFLQNFQSLCAPPEAGDLPSVTVNTDISFGAVRKAVFELKDHIEDFCKGELVKITTTVNEVAVYSLQAPEPRNRAEFLKYSCQLTLDPNTAHRNLCLSEGNRKVTQRRETQRYPTHPERFESCAQVLCREGLSGTRCYWEIEWSGGWASIGVTYKGIHRKGGDFSCILGFNDKSWSLSCSGSSYTALHNNNKTAITAPHSPRIGVYLDFNAGTLSFYGVSDTMTLLHRFQTTFTEPLYPGFRFDWFSDSTVTVCQLN; this comes from the exons atggcttcaaacttgtggtcagagAATCAGTTTAGTTGTTCACtgtgtctggagctattgaaggacccagtcactattccatgtggacacagttactgtatggggtgtattaagaactgctgggatcagactgatcatacaggtgtctacagctgcccccagtgcagggagacctttaccccaaggcctgttctggGCAGAAACATCATGCTGGCTGAAGTTGCTGGAGAATTCAAGAGGAGacgactcaatcctcctcctgctcaaagttatgctggacctggagatgtgccgtgtgatttctgcactgggagaaagttcaaagctgtgaaatcttgtttgacgtgcctggcctcttactgtaaAACACACATCAAGTCTCACAGTGAAGTtgctgctttcaagaggcacaagatgatcaatgcaattggaaatctggagcagaagctttgtgctgaacaccaaaaGCTTTTGGAGGGGTTCTGCAGAActgatcagacgtgtatttgctggCTGTGTGCAGACAAGGAACACAAGAGTCATGACACAGTCTCAgctgaggcagaaaggagtgggaaacag aagcagctgggagacacacagacagaaatacaacagataatccaggagagactgaaagaaattgaggaTCTGAAACGgactgtggagtcactgaaa agatctgcatgcatagaaataaaggaaagtgagaagatctttactgagctgatccgatctattgagaagatccacactgaggttattgagctgattggagctaacgagaaggctgcagtgaatcaggctgaaggacgcatgaagaaactggagcaggagattgctgagctaaggagaagaaacgctgagctgaaactgctttcagagacagaggatcacatccattttctacag aattttcagtctctctgtgcccctcctgaagctggagacttacccagcgttactgtcaatacagacatctcttttggagctgtgaggaaagctgtatttGAACTTAAAGatcatattgaggacttctgcaagggggaattagtcaaaataaccacaacag tgaatgaagttgcagtttacagtctgcaggctccagagccaaggaacagagctgagtttttaaaat attcctgtcagctcacactggaccccaacacagcgcatagaaacctctgtctgtctgaaggaaacagaaaggtgacacagaggagagagacccagagatatcccactcacccagagagatttgagagCTGtgcccaagtgctttgcagagagggattgtctgggactcgctgttactgggagattgagtggagtgggggatgggcttctataggagtcacatataaaggaatccaCAGGAAAGGAGGGGATTTTTCCTGTAtccttggattcaatgacaagtcctggagtttgtcctgctctggttccagttacactgccctgcacaataacaataaaactgcaataactgccccccactcccccagaataggagtgtatctggactttaatgctggcactctgtcattttatggcgtctctgacacaatgaccctcctgcacagattccaaaccacattcactgagccgctctatcctgggtttaggTTTGATTGGTTTTCTGATTCCACTGTAACagtctgccagctgaactag